The following are encoded in a window of uncultured Ilyobacter sp. genomic DNA:
- the hflK gene encoding FtsH protease activity modulator HflK, producing the protein MGKENNMYTLEELLELIKSRIGGFGKFIFVPIFFLYLLTGVFLVGPDEEAALLLFGKYQKTAGPGINWYFPIPIASRIKVKTTKVYRVEVGFRTISLGPPAKYKDVREESLILTGDENILDVDFSVQYKITDLKKFLFNLGDPEKTIKDASEASMRQIVGKFNLDETLTEGKSNIQIQTREKLQEILKKYDSGITVLNVQLQDVQPPKEVVQAFKDVASAREDRIRYINEANGYRNDIIPKARGEAFKVLNDAEGYREKRVKEAQGDAVRFLKLYENYKLGKEVTKTRLYLENLERNLKDVDKVIIDSDVKNGVLNLIQEEGKTNEKRN; encoded by the coding sequence ATGGGCAAAGAGAACAACATGTACACATTGGAAGAATTGCTAGAATTGATAAAGAGTCGTATAGGGGGATTTGGAAAATTTATTTTTGTTCCTATTTTCTTTCTTTATCTTCTTACCGGAGTATTTTTAGTTGGTCCAGATGAGGAAGCCGCATTACTCTTGTTTGGTAAATATCAGAAAACAGCAGGACCTGGAATAAATTGGTATTTTCCAATACCTATAGCATCGCGGATCAAGGTAAAAACTACCAAGGTATATCGTGTAGAGGTAGGGTTCAGAACAATAAGCCTTGGACCTCCTGCAAAGTATAAGGATGTGAGAGAGGAGTCTCTTATTCTTACAGGGGACGAGAATATTCTTGATGTGGATTTTAGTGTACAGTATAAGATAACAGACCTTAAAAAGTTTTTGTTTAATCTGGGAGATCCTGAAAAAACAATAAAAGATGCATCAGAAGCAAGTATGAGACAAATAGTTGGTAAATTTAACCTCGATGAAACCCTGACTGAAGGAAAATCAAATATACAGATTCAGACCCGTGAAAAGTTGCAAGAGATCCTTAAGAAATATGATAGTGGAATAACTGTATTGAATGTACAGCTTCAAGATGTTCAGCCGCCTAAAGAGGTAGTGCAGGCCTTTAAGGATGTAGCTAGTGCCAGAGAAGATAGAATTCGTTATATAAATGAAGCTAATGGTTACAGGAACGATATAATACCAAAGGCTAGAGGTGAGGCCTTTAAAGTATTGAATGATGCTGAAGGGTACAGAGAAAAAAGGGTGAAAGAAGCTCAGGGAGATGCAGTGAGATTCTTGAAACTTTATGAAAATTATAAACTGGGTAAAGAGGTAACAAAAACTAGACTTTATCTTGAAAACCTTGAGAGAAATCTAAAAGATGTGGACAAGGTAATAATAGACTCTGATGTGAAAAACGGAGTACTGAACCTGATTCAAGAGGAGGGGAAAACAAATGAAAAAAGGAATTAA
- the hflC gene encoding protease modulator HflC → MKKGINVVLILIVIVFTSSVFQVSEIQKAVVLRFGKPVGAGITTSGLKFKVPFIDNVVYFDKRLLDYDAEPKDLITKDKKNIVIDNYARWRIIDPLLFLQTVQDEKGAQARLDDIIYSEIRERLGQYTFLEIIAFKRDEIMEIVTRESWEKTKKLGIEIVDVRIKRAELPKENEENVYRRMEAERHQQAKKYRAEGQEKALEITSQADKEKTVILAEAYEKSESIKGEGDAKALEIYADAYNRDPEFYKFTRTLSAYDTILSGSGKSKIIMSTESEIWKILNEK, encoded by the coding sequence ATGAAAAAAGGAATTAATGTCGTTTTAATCCTCATTGTAATTGTTTTTACATCTTCGGTATTCCAGGTTTCAGAAATTCAGAAGGCTGTAGTTTTAAGATTTGGTAAACCAGTAGGTGCTGGAATAACTACTTCTGGACTTAAGTTTAAAGTACCTTTTATTGATAATGTTGTATATTTTGATAAGAGGCTTTTAGATTATGATGCAGAACCTAAAGATCTGATAACGAAAGACAAAAAAAATATAGTAATAGATAATTATGCTAGATGGAGAATAATCGATCCACTCCTGTTTCTTCAGACTGTACAGGATGAAAAAGGGGCCCAGGCAAGGCTTGATGATATAATCTACTCTGAAATAAGAGAGAGGCTTGGACAGTATACATTTTTAGAAATTATCGCATTTAAAAGAGATGAGATAATGGAGATAGTTACCCGTGAAAGCTGGGAAAAAACCAAAAAGTTGGGAATAGAAATAGTAGATGTAAGAATAAAAAGAGCCGAACTGCCTAAGGAAAACGAAGAAAATGTCTACAGAAGAATGGAAGCTGAAAGACATCAACAGGCTAAAAAATATCGTGCAGAGGGGCAGGAAAAAGCCCTTGAGATAACATCTCAGGCAGATAAAGAGAAGACAGTTATTCTAGCGGAGGCTTATGAAAAATCAGAATCTATAAAGGGTGAAGGGGACGCAAAGGCTTTGGAAATATATGCAGATGCATATAATCGCGACCCTGAATTTTATAAATTTACCAGAACTCTTTCAGCTTATGATACTATACTTTCCGGAAGTGGAAAATCTAAAATCATAATGTCTACAGAATCTGAAATTTGGAAAATATTGAATGAAAAATAG
- a CDS encoding DUF1622 domain-containing protein has translation MHEFISFINNIIINICQFLATIVIFLGVINSVIIYSKDFIFRKHSFGSMKRSRLEIGNSFSLGLSFLIGASILKTILAPTWTDIGKLAATILIRTFLNYFLLRDIESIFEKPKADKEQKTK, from the coding sequence ATGCATGAATTTATAAGTTTTATAAATAATATCATTATAAATATTTGCCAGTTTTTGGCTACAATTGTAATTTTTTTGGGTGTTATAAACTCTGTAATAATATACTCAAAAGATTTTATTTTTAGAAAGCACAGTTTTGGATCCATGAAAAGAAGTAGGTTAGAAATTGGAAATTCATTCTCCCTCGGACTATCTTTTCTAATAGGTGCAAGTATACTGAAAACGATATTGGCTCCGACATGGACAGATATAGGTAAGCTTGCTGCAACAATATTAATAAGAACCTTTCTAAATTACTTTTTACTGAGAGATATTGAAAGCATTTTTGAAAAGCCAAAAGCTGATAAAGAACAAAAGACAAAGTAA
- a CDS encoding heavy metal translocating P-type ATPase: protein MNKKFKIEGISCQACVSRIEKAVGKIEGMDSASVNSVSEILTVEFNEKKISVKDIEKIVSDLGYAIEEIGGELKKATLKISGMTCQSCVSRIEKKTAELPGVEKINVNLATEKAVIEFKKSEVKISEIVKFINELGYKTLKEESFKDFAADKKQKDLENEWKKFVIAIIFAVSVFYISMGHMIGLPIPQIINPENNPMIFAMTQLVLSIPVIITGKRFYVTGVKLLVKLSPNMDSLIAMGTGAAIVYSLYGTYMISRGNVEYARVLYYESAVVILALIMLGKYLENVSKGRTSEAIKKLMGLQPKKANLIKNGDIVEIDIEDVEKGDILLVKPGESIPVDGEVTDGNSSVDESMLTGESIPVEKTPGSKVVGASINKNGSINMKATAVGADTALAKIVKLVEDAQGSKAPIARMADVISGYFVPVVIGIAVISAITWYVLGTTGKVALSATPAIFSLSIFIAVLVIACPCSLGLATPTAIMVGTGKGAEYGILIKGGEALEMAHKIDTVIFDKTGTITEGKPKLTDVISSGEFQSDEILRLAASAELHSEHPLGDAIVEGAREKGIKLADIEKFNSITGMGIEALVDGKNVLVGNQKLMKTKGIEVNFTPEEDKLSKEGKTLMLVAVDGKFQGVVAVADTVKKTSKEAVKILKEMGIKVAMITGDNTLTAEAIAREVGIEIVLSEVMPEDKSIEVKRLQENGSRVAMVGDGINDAPALAQSDVGIAIGSGTDVAIESADIVLMKSDIKDVASAIQLSHATIRNIKQNLFWAFAYNSMGIPVAAGALYLVTGHLLNPMIAGAAMAMSSVSVVTNALRLRFFRPKF, encoded by the coding sequence ATGAATAAAAAGTTTAAAATAGAGGGGATAAGTTGTCAGGCATGTGTATCTAGAATAGAAAAGGCAGTTGGGAAGATTGAAGGAATGGATTCAGCATCAGTAAATTCTGTTTCTGAGATACTTACAGTAGAATTCAACGAAAAAAAAATATCGGTAAAAGATATAGAGAAAATTGTATCTGACCTGGGGTATGCCATAGAAGAGATAGGTGGGGAATTAAAAAAAGCCACACTCAAAATAAGTGGGATGACTTGTCAAAGCTGTGTCTCTAGAATAGAGAAAAAAACTGCCGAACTGCCGGGAGTAGAAAAGATAAATGTAAACCTTGCTACAGAAAAGGCTGTAATTGAATTCAAAAAGAGTGAAGTGAAAATATCAGAAATTGTGAAGTTCATAAATGAACTGGGATACAAGACTTTAAAAGAGGAGAGTTTCAAAGATTTTGCAGCTGACAAGAAACAGAAAGATCTTGAGAATGAATGGAAAAAATTTGTTATAGCTATAATATTTGCAGTTTCTGTTTTTTATATATCTATGGGACATATGATAGGCCTGCCTATACCGCAGATTATAAATCCAGAAAATAATCCCATGATTTTTGCCATGACACAACTTGTTCTTTCTATTCCGGTAATAATTACAGGAAAAAGATTTTATGTGACAGGGGTAAAGCTTCTTGTGAAACTCTCTCCTAATATGGATTCCCTTATCGCCATGGGAACAGGGGCTGCAATAGTCTACAGTCTCTACGGAACCTACATGATAAGCAGAGGAAATGTGGAGTATGCCCGTGTGCTCTACTATGAATCTGCCGTAGTGATATTGGCTCTTATCATGCTAGGGAAGTATTTAGAAAACGTAAGTAAGGGAAGGACTTCAGAAGCCATAAAAAAACTCATGGGGCTTCAGCCTAAAAAAGCTAACCTAATAAAAAATGGTGATATAGTGGAAATTGATATAGAGGATGTAGAAAAAGGGGATATATTACTTGTGAAACCAGGGGAAAGCATCCCTGTAGATGGTGAGGTGACAGATGGGAACTCCAGTGTAGATGAGTCGATGCTCACGGGAGAGAGCATTCCTGTAGAAAAAACTCCAGGATCAAAGGTTGTGGGAGCCAGTATAAATAAAAATGGAAGCATAAATATGAAGGCAACTGCAGTAGGGGCTGATACAGCCTTGGCAAAAATAGTAAAACTAGTGGAAGATGCCCAGGGGTCAAAGGCTCCTATTGCTAGAATGGCTGATGTGATTTCAGGATATTTTGTTCCTGTGGTCATAGGGATAGCTGTGATTTCGGCGATTACATGGTATGTTCTCGGAACTACAGGAAAAGTAGCACTCTCTGCAACACCTGCAATATTTTCTTTGAGTATATTTATAGCTGTGCTAGTCATAGCGTGCCCTTGCTCACTAGGTCTTGCAACTCCCACTGCTATTATGGTAGGGACCGGAAAGGGGGCCGAATATGGGATTCTTATAAAAGGTGGAGAAGCTTTGGAAATGGCTCATAAAATAGACACAGTGATTTTTGACAAGACTGGAACTATAACAGAGGGGAAGCCGAAGCTGACGGATGTAATCAGCTCTGGAGAATTTCAGAGCGATGAGATATTAAGACTAGCTGCTTCGGCAGAACTTCATTCAGAGCATCCCCTAGGAGATGCCATAGTGGAAGGGGCTAGGGAGAAGGGAATAAAACTTGCAGATATAGAAAAATTTAATTCTATAACAGGGATGGGTATAGAGGCCTTGGTAGACGGGAAAAATGTGCTGGTAGGAAATCAGAAACTTATGAAGACTAAGGGTATAGAGGTAAATTTCACTCCTGAAGAAGATAAGTTGTCAAAAGAGGGAAAGACCCTCATGCTGGTGGCAGTAGACGGGAAATTCCAAGGGGTAGTGGCAGTGGCTGACACTGTGAAAAAGACATCTAAGGAGGCTGTGAAAATTTTAAAAGAGATGGGGATAAAAGTAGCAATGATAACAGGAGATAACACCCTCACCGCCGAGGCGATAGCAAGAGAAGTGGGGATAGAGATAGTACTCTCAGAGGTTATGCCGGAGGATAAATCTATAGAGGTGAAGAGACTGCAAGAGAATGGTTCAAGAGTGGCGATGGTGGGTGACGGTATAAATGATGCACCTGCTCTGGCCCAGTCAGACGTGGGCATTGCCATAGGAAGCGGTACAGATGTTGCCATAGAAAGTGCTGATATTGTTCTCATGAAAAGTGATATTAAAGATGTAGCTTCTGCAATACAGCTAAGTCATGCTACAATAAGAAATATAAAGCAGAATCTTTTCTGGGCATTTGCCTACAACAGTATGGGTATACCTGTAGCTGCAGGAGCTCTTTATCTCGTTACTGGGCATCTTCTAAATCCAATGATTGCAGGAGCAGCAATGGCTATGAGCTCGGTATCTGTGGTAACCAATGCCTTGAGGCTTAGATTTTTTAGACCTAAATTTTAG
- a CDS encoding metal-sensitive transcriptional regulator, whose translation MDKKECCQVKTAHHSADFKKKINNRLNRIEGQIRGVKRMVDEDVYCDDILNQVASVKSAMDGVAKALLEAHMKSCVAEQIRDGHDEVIEELFYTIKKLLK comes from the coding sequence ATGGATAAAAAAGAGTGCTGCCAAGTGAAAACTGCACATCACTCGGCAGATTTTAAGAAAAAAATAAATAATAGATTGAACCGTATAGAGGGGCAAATAAGAGGCGTAAAGAGAATGGTGGATGAAGATGTATATTGTGATGATATACTAAATCAAGTGGCCTCTGTAAAATCTGCAATGGACGGGGTGGCAAAAGCACTTTTGGAAGCTCACATGAAAAGCTGTGTGGCAGAGCAGATAAGAGACGGGCATGATGAGGTTATAGAGGAACTTTTTTATACTATAAAAAAACTTCTCAAATAA
- a CDS encoding response regulator transcription factor has translation MKKILVVEDEWKMRKLIKDYLVKEGYQIDESGDGKQAVEMFQEGGYDLIILDIMLPKMDGWSVCREIRRESMIPIIMLTARSEENDQIFGFELEADEYITKPFNPTLLVARIKAIFRRAGKPDKISRGDIDIDEGSRKVEIKGEAVELTSKEFEMLLYFVQNRGLALSREKILNSVWGWDYFGDVRTVDTHVKRLRKKIGEVYIQTIRGFGYRFEEG, from the coding sequence ATGAAAAAAATACTTGTGGTAGAAGATGAGTGGAAGATGAGAAAACTAATAAAAGATTATCTAGTCAAAGAAGGATACCAGATTGACGAGTCCGGGGATGGCAAACAGGCAGTGGAAATGTTTCAAGAGGGGGGGTATGATCTTATAATTCTAGATATAATGCTTCCTAAAATGGATGGGTGGAGCGTATGCCGTGAAATAAGAAGAGAATCAATGATCCCTATCATTATGCTTACGGCACGGAGTGAAGAGAATGATCAGATCTTTGGATTTGAGCTAGAAGCAGATGAATACATAACAAAACCTTTTAATCCGACACTTCTTGTAGCTAGAATAAAAGCCATATTCAGACGGGCTGGAAAACCAGATAAAATAAGCCGTGGAGATATAGATATAGATGAAGGCAGCAGAAAAGTAGAGATAAAGGGAGAGGCGGTGGAACTCACTTCTAAGGAGTTTGAAATGCTTCTCTATTTTGTACAAAACAGAGGTCTAGCTCTATCCAGGGAGAAGATATTAAATTCAGTATGGGGCTGGGATTATTTTGGAGATGTTAGAACGGTGGACACTCATGTAAAAAGACTGAGAAAAAAAATAGGGGAAGTATATATCCAGACAATAAGAGGTTTCGGCTACCGTTTTGAGGAGGGATAA
- a CDS encoding HAMP domain-containing sensor histidine kinase codes for MRIRTKIFFLIFSVVLFIMMGFYVITEFYLEKFYIDSKKENLKSVSQIISNPGHPLDFEQLERENNVTIYIRQFSNDIFVSSEELYIEGLEKKGVLQHIRDGKQVFQKIKIDDPVGEFMILFTPYQNNRFVEIRTPISSIKESVQVANRYYMRIIVYALGFGLVMAFVFSKKITQPILHLKEITKGISNLNFSMKFYSQRKDEIGELGNSINRMGDILYDTIDDLNIANLELKKDIEREKKLESLRKEFVASVSHELKTPIALIQGYAQGLMEGIATEEDRDFYCGVIVDESRKMDELVKELLLISQIEAGYLELDIRKINIGKMTRQVMDKYYMEFEKYDISYPEVDISAFGDWKYIKRVLENLVSNAFKYTPENGKIKVHVDEDGEKYRVEVINTCRELTKEELEEIWAPFYRGDKSRSSEGTGLGLAIVKGVLEKHKSSYGVELKDGKVIFWFDLDKAI; via the coding sequence ATGAGAATAAGGACTAAGATTTTTTTTCTGATATTCAGCGTAGTTCTCTTTATTATGATGGGCTTTTATGTGATTACAGAGTTTTATCTTGAGAAATTCTATATAGACAGCAAAAAAGAAAATCTGAAATCAGTATCACAGATCATATCAAACCCTGGACACCCTCTGGATTTTGAGCAATTAGAAAGAGAAAATAACGTGACAATATACATAAGACAGTTTTCTAATGATATTTTTGTTTCTTCAGAAGAGTTATATATAGAGGGACTAGAGAAGAAGGGGGTACTCCAGCACATAAGGGATGGGAAACAGGTTTTTCAAAAAATTAAGATTGATGACCCTGTGGGAGAATTCATGATCTTATTTACCCCCTATCAAAATAACAGATTTGTAGAGATAAGGACCCCTATAAGTTCCATAAAAGAATCGGTTCAGGTGGCAAACAGATATTATATGAGAATTATAGTCTACGCCTTAGGCTTTGGACTTGTTATGGCCTTTGTTTTTTCAAAAAAGATAACTCAGCCCATTCTTCACCTAAAGGAAATAACAAAGGGGATATCAAACCTGAATTTCTCAATGAAATTTTATTCTCAGAGAAAAGATGAGATAGGCGAACTGGGAAACAGCATAAACAGGATGGGTGACATTCTCTACGATACCATAGACGATCTCAATATTGCAAACCTGGAGTTAAAAAAAGATATAGAGAGAGAAAAAAAACTGGAAAGTCTGAGGAAAGAATTTGTGGCCAGCGTGAGCCACGAACTGAAAACCCCAATAGCTCTAATACAGGGGTATGCTCAAGGGCTGATGGAGGGGATTGCCACAGAGGAGGACCGGGATTTTTACTGCGGGGTCATAGTGGATGAAAGCAGGAAGATGGATGAGCTTGTGAAGGAGCTCCTCCTTATATCTCAGATAGAGGCAGGCTACCTGGAGCTAGATATCCGAAAGATAAATATAGGGAAGATGACAAGACAGGTAATGGATAAGTATTATATGGAGTTTGAAAAATACGATATCTCCTATCCTGAGGTTGATATATCAGCATTTGGAGACTGGAAATATATCAAAAGAGTATTGGAAAACCTTGTGAGTAATGCCTTCAAATATACTCCGGAAAATGGGAAGATAAAAGTCCACGTCGATGAAGACGGTGAAAAATACAGGGTAGAAGTCATAAATACATGCAGAGAACTGACTAAAGAGGAGTTAGAAGAGATATGGGCTCCATTTTATAGGGGGGATAAATCTAGAAGCAGTGAAGGTACGGGCCTTGGTTTGGCTATAGTAAAGGGAGTTTTGGAAAAGCACAAAAGCAGCTACGGAGTGGAACTAAAAGACGGAAAGGTAATATTCTGGTTTGATCTTGATAAAGCAATATAA
- a CDS encoding omptin family outer membrane protease, with product MQLANIKNNRLALLAAFFMLTVSNSYSMSATSNEVFMVESESRIPVSISISTGILNGESKEYVYDNFFGTDQKVSELTWDLDNVLMIGAETSVGLTDRILFNFGAWLNASDGSDNMTDYDWRIGEDEGWTDYSSSSSDLEEGIMLDANLNILILAKDNYSLSTVFGFRYDKFRWSSYDGSGVYSYGDIANDKLDNYVYDDGTMYDDGFRIQDVELYGDNIDYEQKFFTPYIGLNFNYRKNKWIFNSYIRGSIWAWGEAEDIHYYPAGTYTLNGDFMGDSAGDSQPGSNDKDSIFYDSVDNMYYISLGLGVDYLFTETFSMGLSVNFQKYYLAEDNDKKDIEYDYHDASYESWGGMSHESYMITLSANYSL from the coding sequence ATGCAATTGGCAAATATCAAAAATAACAGGCTGGCTCTGCTGGCAGCTTTTTTTATGCTCACAGTTTCAAACAGCTATTCCATGTCTGCAACTTCAAATGAAGTTTTTATGGTAGAAAGTGAGAGTAGAATACCAGTGTCTATTTCCATCTCCACAGGAATTTTAAATGGTGAATCTAAAGAATACGTTTATGACAATTTTTTTGGCACAGACCAAAAGGTCAGTGAATTGACATGGGATTTAGATAATGTCTTAATGATCGGTGCAGAGACTTCAGTAGGATTAACCGACAGAATTTTATTTAACTTTGGTGCATGGTTAAACGCTAGTGATGGTAGTGACAACATGACTGATTACGATTGGAGAATAGGTGAAGATGAAGGATGGACAGATTATTCTAGCAGTAGCTCTGATTTGGAAGAGGGGATCATGCTTGATGCCAACTTGAACATATTGATTCTCGCTAAAGACAACTATTCACTATCAACTGTTTTTGGTTTTAGATATGATAAGTTCAGATGGAGCTCATATGATGGAAGTGGTGTCTATAGTTATGGAGATATCGCCAATGATAAATTAGATAATTATGTATACGATGATGGTACAATGTATGATGATGGCTTCCGAATACAAGATGTGGAACTTTACGGAGATAACATAGACTACGAACAAAAATTTTTTACACCCTACATCGGTCTTAATTTTAATTATAGAAAAAACAAATGGATATTTAACTCATACATTAGAGGTTCTATATGGGCCTGGGGAGAAGCAGAAGATATCCATTATTACCCTGCCGGAACCTACACTTTAAATGGTGATTTTATGGGAGATTCAGCAGGAGATAGCCAACCTGGTTCTAATGATAAAGATTCAATTTTCTATGATAGTGTAGATAATATGTATTATATTTCTTTAGGATTAGGAGTTGATTACTTATTTACTGAAACTTTTTCCATGGGACTTTCAGTAAACTTTCAAAAGTACTATTTAGCAGAGGACAATGATAAAAAAGATATCGAATATGACTATCACGATGCCTCCTATGAAAGCTGGGGTGGAATGTCCCACGAATCTTATATGATAACTTTATCGGCAAATTATTCTTTATAA
- a CDS encoding L-threonylcarbamoyladenylate synthase — protein MEQIVFDLKNLDLHKVAKGVKSGNLIVYPTDTVYGVGAIIEKENALIKIYEAKERTFSSPLIALVSDESNVEKVAYIDKNKAEVEKLMKFFWPGALTIILHKRENVPSIMVSGGESVGVRMPDHQVALDIIEACGGILATTSANISGEPSPKKYSELSEEFKKRVEILVDGGVCNLGIESTIIDMREKPLILRHGGVTKEEIEKIIGKF, from the coding sequence ATGGAACAAATTGTTTTTGATTTGAAAAACCTGGATCTGCATAAGGTGGCGAAAGGAGTCAAATCTGGAAATTTGATCGTGTATCCCACAGATACAGTCTATGGCGTTGGAGCTATTATTGAAAAAGAAAATGCACTTATAAAAATATATGAAGCCAAAGAAAGAACATTTTCTTCGCCGCTTATAGCACTTGTTAGTGACGAGTCCAACGTAGAAAAAGTGGCTTATATTGATAAAAATAAAGCTGAGGTTGAAAAACTTATGAAGTTTTTCTGGCCAGGAGCCCTGACAATAATTCTCCATAAGAGGGAGAATGTCCCTTCTATAATGGTATCAGGTGGAGAGAGTGTAGGGGTAAGGATGCCAGATCATCAAGTTGCCTTAGATATAATAGAAGCCTGTGGAGGTATACTTGCTACTACAAGTGCCAATATATCAGGTGAACCCAGTCCAAAGAAATATTCGGAATTAAGTGAAGAGTTTAAAAAAAGAGTCGAAATACTAGTAGACGGAGGGGTTTGCAATCTCGGAATAGAGTCTACTATTATAGATATGAGAGAAAAGCCTTTGATTTTGAGACATGGAGGAGTAACAAAGGAAGAGATAGAGAAAATAATAGGAAAATTTTAA
- a CDS encoding YvcK family protein — MYRKPKVVVIGGGTGLSVLLRGLKHFPVEITAIVTVADDGGSSGKLRDEFNIPAPGDLRNVMVALSEVEPLVEELLQYRFKGESSLGGHPLGNLLLTAMVGVTGDLASAMKGLRKVFDIKGNILPSTCESVTLFAEMEDGEIIAGESMIPKTQKRIERVFFEKNPKPVTEALTAIEKADLIVLGIGSLYTSIIPNLLIPEMRDSLVKSKAKKVYICNAMQQPGETKGYTVSDHIKAINQHMNGEFLDVVVTDSSEIAENIMEKYNHEGAGKVEVDLENLEKMKIDILEQKLLEISKEGTVRHHPYRLAGAIYSLVEY, encoded by the coding sequence ATGTATAGAAAGCCAAAAGTTGTTGTAATAGGGGGAGGAACAGGACTCTCTGTTCTTCTTAGGGGTTTGAAGCATTTCCCAGTAGAGATAACTGCTATCGTAACAGTGGCAGATGACGGAGGAAGCAGCGGTAAACTGAGAGATGAATTCAATATACCTGCACCTGGGGATTTGAGAAATGTAATGGTTGCTCTCAGTGAAGTGGAGCCCCTTGTTGAAGAGCTTCTCCAGTACAGGTTTAAAGGAGAGAGTAGCCTAGGAGGTCATCCTCTTGGAAACCTTCTTCTCACAGCTATGGTAGGGGTAACTGGGGATCTAGCCAGTGCCATGAAGGGACTGAGAAAAGTATTTGATATCAAAGGCAACATACTCCCATCTACCTGTGAGAGTGTGACACTGTTTGCAGAGATGGAGGATGGAGAAATTATAGCCGGAGAATCTATGATTCCCAAAACTCAAAAGAGAATAGAGAGGGTTTTCTTTGAAAAAAATCCAAAACCTGTAACAGAAGCATTAACGGCTATAGAAAAGGCAGACCTCATAGTACTGGGAATAGGGAGCCTCTATACTAGCATAATCCCAAATCTTCTCATACCAGAGATGAGAGACTCCCTGGTGAAATCGAAGGCTAAAAAAGTATACATATGCAATGCAATGCAGCAGCCTGGGGAAACTAAGGGATATACGGTATCTGATCATATAAAAGCCATAAATCAGCATATGAATGGGGAATTTTTGGATGTGGTTGTCACAGATTCTAGTGAAATAGCTGAAAATATAATGGAAAAATATAATCATGAGGGGGCTGGAAAGGTGGAGGTCGACTTGGAAAATCTTGAAAAGATGAAAATAGATATTTTGGAGCAGAAACTCCTAGAGATAAGTAAAGAAGGGACAGTTAGACACCATCCTTACAGGCTGGCAGGAGCTATTTATTCACTTGTGGAATATTAG
- a CDS encoding radical SAM protein, with the protein MYKHVFGPVPSRRLGVSLGVDLVEAKTCNLNCIYCECGGNSRTFSERGSYVNLEEVKVELKNALKKIKPDYVTFSGSGEPTLNSDIGKLIRWVKENSDSKVAVITNSTLLHFDEVITDIIEADVIMPSLDAISEEVFIKVNRPHASLKSEDILDGLVKLSEKFKGKILLEIFIVEGVNDTPEELKLFADFLKKLGIEAIQLNTLARPGAVDWIQPATFKRLKEIKRYFESIGIEGIEIIKKYKNRDQIESYSQEEEKLILNMLSKRPYSLEELSEMVGEKKEELHKYLEILEKERKVEFLYMDGSFFLKKV; encoded by the coding sequence ATGTATAAACATGTATTTGGGCCAGTCCCCTCTAGAAGACTAGGGGTGTCATTAGGAGTAGATCTTGTAGAGGCAAAAACCTGCAACCTGAATTGTATATACTGTGAATGTGGTGGGAACAGCAGAACTTTCAGTGAAAGAGGGAGTTATGTAAATCTTGAAGAGGTTAAGGTTGAGCTTAAAAATGCTCTTAAAAAAATAAAACCTGATTATGTAACTTTTTCAGGCAGTGGGGAACCTACCCTTAACAGCGACATAGGAAAACTTATAAGATGGGTAAAGGAAAATTCGGATTCGAAAGTGGCAGTAATAACAAACTCAACTCTTCTTCATTTCGATGAAGTTATAACAGACATAATAGAGGCAGATGTGATAATGCCGTCACTAGATGCCATAAGTGAAGAGGTTTTTATAAAGGTAAACAGGCCACACGCATCTCTTAAGTCGGAGGATATTTTAGATGGACTTGTAAAATTATCTGAAAAATTTAAAGGGAAGATACTTTTAGAGATATTCATAGTAGAGGGAGTTAATGATACTCCTGAAGAGCTAAAACTTTTTGCGGATTTTCTAAAAAAGTTGGGTATAGAGGCGATACAGCTAAATACCCTGGCAAGACCAGGAGCTGTGGACTGGATACAGCCTGCTACCTTTAAAAGGTTGAAAGAGATAAAGAGGTACTTTGAATCCATTGGAATAGAGGGGATAGAAATAATAAAAAAATATAAAAATAGAGATCAAATAGAAAGTTATTCTCAAGAAGAGGAAAAGTTGATCTTAAACATGCTTTCTAAAAGACCTTACTCTCTTGAAGAACTTTCTGAAATGGTGGGGGAAAAAAAAGAAGAGCTACACAAATACTTGGAAATATTAGAAAAAGAGAGAAAAGTTGAGTTTCTGTATATGGATGGGTCTTTCTTTTTGAAAAAAGTTTAA